In Vigna unguiculata cultivar IT97K-499-35 chromosome 3, ASM411807v1, whole genome shotgun sequence, a single genomic region encodes these proteins:
- the LOC114179276 gene encoding uncharacterized protein LOC114179276 — translation MKDWKERSMEEREKAPQILQVLEALKQATRHIQRHHTSDSPAVKALLEFQTILSSSDPKLYALSDYLNRLKTLLHSLNNSKGLRSFLTRPLSSHSLSRLAVSIESEIQAWIDRETLLALSASLRNPSDGVSELVALLTQFRDRISQGFNRELQDLVLKLKLFYSLETVLLDEKYADRVREHGGLAVAALIRFNKDVFVGQVMMGPTVRALVSMGSVHSLEVLCSLIRSIRSPLVDEIESNGGIPKVIALLNSRDLQLQVLALECVLEIGYFGRKEAVEAMVKEGLVEKLVELQRAENGGDLIEIGKERVCGVLETFPFASCVARFAVQLEVGEGLRQREKRAFKPEILVRVREASLSDAEAATIAAEVLWGSSP, via the coding sequence ATGAAAGATTGGAAAGAGAGATCGatggaagagagagagaaagcgCCACAAATCCTGCAAGTGCTGGAAGCTCTCAAACAAGCCACGCGCCACATCCAACGACACCACACCTCCGACTCTCCGGCGGTGAAGGCGCTTCTCGAGTTTCAAACCATTCTCTCCTCGTCAGACCCCAAACTCTACGCGCTTTCGGACTACCTTAATCGCCTCAAAACCCTCCTCCACTCTCTCAACAACTCCAAGGGTCTCCGATCCTTCCTCACGCGCCCGCTCTCCTCGCACTCCCTCTCTCGGCTCGCCGTCTCGATCGAGTCAGAAATCCAAGCGTGGATCGACCGCGAAACGCTCCTCGCCCTCTCGGCTTCGCTACGGAACCCCAGCGATGGTGTTAGCGAGTTGGTGGCGCTGTTGACTCAGTTCCGGGACCGAATCTCCCAGGGGTTTAACCGCGAGTTGCAGGATTTGGTTCTCAAACTCAAGCTCTTCTACTCGCTGGAAACGGTTCTCCTGGATGAAAAGTACGCGGACCGGGTTCGCGAGCATGGTGGTCTAGCCGTCGCGGCGCTGATCCGGTTCAATAAAGACGTGTTCGTGGGCCAGGTTATGATGGGCCCAACCGTGCGGGCTTTGGTGTCGATGGGCTCTGTGCACTCGTTGGAGGTGCTGTGCTCGCTGATCAGGTCCATTAGGTCTCCTCTGGTGGACGAGATCGAATCGAACGGGGGGATTCCGAAGGTGATAGCGCTGTTGAATTCACGCGATCTGCAGCTGCAGGTGCTGGCGTTGGAGTGCGTGTTGGAGATTGGGTACTTCGGGCGGAAGGAAGCGGTGGAGGCTATGGTGAAGGAGGGGTTGGTGGAGAAGCTGGTAGAGTTGCAGAGGGCGGAGAACGGTGGCGATTTGATTGAGATTGGGAAGGAAAGAGTTTGTGGGGTTTTGGAAACATTCCCTTTTGCGAGCTGCGTGGCAAGATTTGCGGTGCAGTTGGAGGTTGGGGAAGGGTTGCGGCAGAGAGAGAAAAGGGCTTTTAAACCGGAGATTCTGGTGAGAGTTAGAGAAGCTTCTCTTTCTGATGCCGAAGCTGCCACCATTGCTGCTGAAGTTTTGTGGGGTTCTTCGCCATAA